The bacterium genome includes the window ATCGCAAATTAGGTTTTGTATTGGTTGCTAATCCCGAGCCATCCAAATATGAACGTTCCACGATCAAAATGGAGTTGCGATTGAGGTAAGATTATCCTCCGATTTTAGACCGTTTTGCGATATACTCCCTCAAGGCCACATCAAAGGGCGTTTTAGTATCCAGCAAAACGTAATCGACCCGGCTTTCTCTGCACCGGCGGCGATAATAATCACAAAACGATTCTACTTCTTGAGCGTAGGCTTTGCGAATGTGCCAAGGCTGCGTTGCCAATTGTTCTCCGGTTTCCAAGTCATCAAAAACCACATCGCCTTCAAAATCCAGAGTGCGCTCCGCATGGTCCAGCACATGAAACACGATCACTTCATGGCCGTCATGACGAAAGTGCCGTAGTGCGTGCACGACATCCTCCGCTTCATCCAAAAGATCGCTTATCAGAATTACAAGCCCTCGCCGTTTGATGCGTTCGGCTACGGCATGAAGATTCTCCGCAATGCGCGTAGTTTCGTGATATGATATATTCTGCAAAGCCTCTTCGATCGTTTTGATATAACCCAGCGTTGCACGGGGGGGCAAATACTTACGCAACACTTTATCAAAAATGGCAAGCCCGGCAGCATCTTTTTGATGAATCATCAAATACGCCAGCGAAGCCGCCAGATATCCGCCATATTGAAGCTTATTCACCTCGCCCGTTCCAAACGTCATGGATGCACTTGTATCAAGCACAATATGGCATTTGAGATTCGTCTCCTCCTCAAACCGCTTCACGTAATACCGCGAAGTACGGCCGTACACTTTCCAATCTATCGAACGTATTTCGTCACCGGGCATATATTGCCGGTGCTCCGCAAACTCAACGCTGAAACCGTGATATGGGCTTTTATGGAGTCCCGTAATAAATCCTTCGACTACGAAACGCGCAATCATCTCCAGGTTGGCTAGGCGTGCAACCACATCGGGTTGCAAATATTTTTTAAAGTCTGTCATGTGTTAAAAAAATAATCCCGCACAGGGCGGGATTATGATACTCAATGTTTTTCTAAATTAAAAATCCGATCCTATCGAAAAATAATGTTTGGCATTATCACCACGAAAACGCGGGTTTCGAATATTCCAAGCCAGATCGTAGCGCAGGATAAAAAATCCTACGAACGCACGTATACCGAAACCATAACCTATGCGAGCATCCTGAAATACGGGGTTCCCTTCACCTTGCAAGGTCTGACCCCAGTTAAAGCGGCCTTTGTTATACACAATTTTTCCATTTCGGTCTATATAACGGTAGTTTGCTCTTGTGGAATCACCCGTAATAGGATCAACAAATGTCCGATTTTTACCTCCCCAAGCCGCACCAAAATCAACAAAAGTCACGCCGCGTATTTGTTGGAGGAACATGGGAAGGGGAAAACCCAACTGCATGAAGTGAACGAGTGGGAAACGAAACTCAAAATTGGTGATAAAATATCGTGTACCCTGAAGTTCATAATAATTACTTCCGCGCAGCGGGGAAACATACGTGGCAAGAAAGTCTTCAAACGTATCCACTAAAATATCACCGTTATTAAATCGGGGAAGAATCCAATTATCCAATCCACCTACAAAAAAGCGTTGCGGATCACGTCCAAATGTTGCACCAGCACTAGCACGGGTCGCAATCGCATAAAACTTTTTGAACCAAAAATACTTCCTACCATCTACGGTAGCTGTTACGAAGCGAAGTCCATTTTGCCCATATCCCGGGCTAGCCGTCAATGATATTTGAGCACGTTGGCCGTCAAAAGGACCGAAATATGTGTTAAGAGCATTATCATTGACCAGTGACAAAGAAAAAACCGTGTTATTGGACTGTCGCGACGATCCTAAGCCTGTAGTATCTTTTCGAGGCATATCATAACGATCTCGCGCATTCCACGATGTCTCTCGCGCCAGAACGATCTGCGTTGCTGAAAAATCGACCCGATTAAACTTATTAATAGGACGCGAGGCATTTAATCCAAGACCATAAAAACGAAAACGCACAAAACTATCGTAAATACCATCGGGGCGATTATAGATAGGGTATCCCGTTATCGGATCGGCAGATAACTCATCTACGTAATCCGTCGCAAAAGCATACGCTGAATGAAAGGCTGTAATACCATAATCCGTACGATTGGCTAAATAGTAGTATGAACCGGTAAAGCTACTGTTTTTGAGATCAAAAAATAAATTAGTTCCCAACAGAAGCCTGTGATCACCCAGCATATCACTAAATGCAAATTGTGTTACACCTTGAAAACCAGTCATCGTATTGAATCCGGCGGTACCATATACCATATCCGGTGAAAATTTTACGCGATAACGTCGAACACGGTAATCACCTTTTTCGTTTTTATAAACATTTTCCGGTAACTCCACAGCTTCTTCCGGTTCTTCTTCATCCTTAACGGAGGAACTATTATTTTCATCTTCTAGTCCGGCAAATACGAAGTTTCGATAAGATACCTGCGATTCTTGTATTTTCAAAGAATCAACTTTGGGGTCCGTCACCGTTGAAGACTCCCCTTCATTGGATGAAACTAACTTGTCATGTTTTTTAATACCAATTTCATCCGCTAAAGTTTCAGGTAAATCATGATCTTTACGAAATTTTTTCATCGAAATCGTAATCGGCAGTTCTACAGGTTTCATTTCAAACGGGTTCTTCAACGTATAAACATCGAACCCACTTCTATTGAAGCCTGAGAATGTCAAAAATTTACCATCTTTGCTGAG containing:
- a CDS encoding DUF58 domain-containing protein encodes the protein MTDFKKYLQPDVVARLANLEMIARFVVEGFITGLHKSPYHGFSVEFAEHRQYMPGDEIRSIDWKVYGRTSRYYVKRFEEETNLKCHIVLDTSASMTFGTGEVNKLQYGGYLAASLAYLMIHQKDAAGLAIFDKVLRKYLPPRATLGYIKTIEEALQNISYHETTRIAENLHAVAERIKRRGLVILISDLLDEAEDVVHALRHFRHDGHEVIVFHVLDHAERTLDFEGDVVFDDLETGEQLATQPWHIRKAYAQEVESFCDYYRRRCRESRVDYVLLDTKTPFDVALREYIAKRSKIGG
- a CDS encoding PD40 domain-containing protein, which gives rise to MRSFFRLPVGFIMLTVYLLTGKVAAQEEQKWFGQNKVQYQEFNWRYIQSKHFDIYYYKGGEDIARFTAEVAESAYVHIKECFRNYDIQSRIALVVYNSHNQFQQTNVLDEYMSEGIGGVTELFKNRVVIPFEGSYEQFRHVIHHELVHGVMNDYMYGGSIQGIISGRIRVQVPLWVAEGLAEYSSRYGAFNTQSDMFVRDAVMEAYLPPLNQMGGYAVYTAGPTVFRYMEEKYGREKVAEFMTKLRVAGTPNATFESTFGMKEEEFSDKWATYQRKIYYPDISQMVSVKEIGKALTNHLKDENFYNMTPTISPNGDKIAYLTDKSGYADIMLISAYDGMPLKKLVSGEKTPNLEELHWLSPGMSWSPDSKKLVFAAKASDNDALLVVDVMTGDITKYSWPDLEGVFGGSWSPDGKKIAFSGMRFGQSDVFEFELASGKLSKLTDDVFSDSRAVYSRDGSKIAFVSDRRDILGKQPDGFKMINFEYRQTDIYVMNADGSGMERITTDEMNDSWPEWGPDNSKLLFTSDRNGVSNIYVADLKEKKNYAITNNLSGIFQPSLSKDGKFLTFSGFNRSGFDVYTLKNPFEMKPVELPITISMKKFRKDHDLPETLADEIGIKKHDKLVSSNEGESSTVTDPKVDSLKIQESQVSYRNFVFAGLEDENNSSSVKDEEEPEEAVELPENVYKNEKGDYRVRRYRVKFSPDMVYGTAGFNTMTGFQGVTQFAFSDMLGDHRLLLGTNLFFDLKNSSFTGSYYYLANRTDYGITAFHSAYAFATDYVDELSADPITGYPIYNRPDGIYDSFVRFRFYGLGLNASRPINKFNRVDFSATQIVLARETSWNARDRYDMPRKDTTGLGSSRQSNNTVFSLSLVNDNALNTYFGPFDGQRAQISLTASPGYGQNGLRFVTATVDGRKYFWFKKFYAIATRASAGATFGRDPQRFFVGGLDNWILPRFNNGDILVDTFEDFLATYVSPLRGSNYYELQGTRYFITNFEFRFPLVHFMQLGFPLPMFLQQIRGVTFVDFGAAWGGKNRTFVDPITGDSTRANYRYIDRNGKIVYNKGRFNWGQTLQGEGNPVFQDARIGYGFGIRAFVGFFILRYDLAWNIRNPRFRGDNAKHYFSIGSDF